Proteins encoded within one genomic window of Haematobia irritans isolate KBUSLIRL chromosome 5, ASM5000362v1, whole genome shotgun sequence:
- the LOC142239476 gene encoding dynein light chain Tctex-type 5 isoform X1 — MTTWSHMRSRITASVRTTNRMNALLSESMLGKRKALTKMTTVEGETEGETENEKPARDWEFFSRNFSMEQVHKLIESIIEERLTWDRFSRSYDSWRSLQLTESLASEIRDRVRGFNHKRHRIICILSLIEKQNQGIHMRMSHLMDEKLDNFTSVVYERPSYFIVVVVYLVYKD, encoded by the exons ATGACAACCTGGAGTCACATGAGGTCTCG GATCACAGCATCGGTAAGGACCACCAATCGGATGAATGCCTTGCTTTCCGAGTCAATGTTGGGAAAACGCAAGGCCTTAACGAAAATGACGACTGTTGAGGGGGAGACAGAAGGCGAGACAGAAAATGAAAAGCCAGCCCGAGATTGGGAATTCTTTAGTAGGAATTTTAGTATGGAACAGGTGCATAAATTAATCGAGAGTATTATTGAGGAACGTCTAACTTGGGATCGATTCAGTCGCTCTTATGACTCCTGGCGTTCTTTACAATTGACCGAGAGTTTGGCCAGTGAAATACGTGATCGAGTTAGGGGATTCAATCACAAGCG GCACCGCATTATCTGTATCCTCTCTCTCATTGAGAAACAAAATCAAGGCATTCATATGCGTATGTCTCATTTGATGGATGAAAAACTGGATAATTTCACCAGTGTGGTATACGAAAGGCCATCCTATTTCATTGTTGTGGTTGTTTATTTGGTGTATAAGGATTAA
- the LOC142239476 gene encoding dynein light chain Tctex-type 5 isoform X2 → MNRIQLITASVRTTNRMNALLSESMLGKRKALTKMTTVEGETEGETENEKPARDWEFFSRNFSMEQVHKLIESIIEERLTWDRFSRSYDSWRSLQLTESLASEIRDRVRGFNHKRHRIICILSLIEKQNQGIHMRMSHLMDEKLDNFTSVVYERPSYFIVVVVYLVYKD, encoded by the exons ATGAATCGCATACAACT GATCACAGCATCGGTAAGGACCACCAATCGGATGAATGCCTTGCTTTCCGAGTCAATGTTGGGAAAACGCAAGGCCTTAACGAAAATGACGACTGTTGAGGGGGAGACAGAAGGCGAGACAGAAAATGAAAAGCCAGCCCGAGATTGGGAATTCTTTAGTAGGAATTTTAGTATGGAACAGGTGCATAAATTAATCGAGAGTATTATTGAGGAACGTCTAACTTGGGATCGATTCAGTCGCTCTTATGACTCCTGGCGTTCTTTACAATTGACCGAGAGTTTGGCCAGTGAAATACGTGATCGAGTTAGGGGATTCAATCACAAGCG GCACCGCATTATCTGTATCCTCTCTCTCATTGAGAAACAAAATCAAGGCATTCATATGCGTATGTCTCATTTGATGGATGAAAAACTGGATAATTTCACCAGTGTGGTATACGAAAGGCCATCCTATTTCATTGTTGTGGTTGTTTATTTGGTGTATAAGGATTAA